Sequence from the Ochrobactrum vermis genome:
GGTGCTGGCGCTGGCGGTGACATGGACGCATCGGTTAACACGCATTCCGACAGCAAGTCGAAGGGCAAAGGCACCATCGAACGCAGCGAAGATATCCGTCTGCAGGTTGCGGCCATTGTCACCGATACACTGCCCAATGGAAACATGATCATCCGTGGATCGCAAGAAGTGCGCGTCAATAATGAGCTGCGCGTGCTGAATGTCGCCGGTGTCGTGCGTCCGCGCGATATTTCCGGCAGTAACACGATTTCCTACGACAAGATTGCCGAGGCCCGCATTTCCTATGGCGGTCGCGGTCGTTTGAGCGAGATTCAGCAGCCGCCTTACGGCCAGCAGATTCTCGATCAGGTTTCTCCTTTCTAGGTTGGCTGGCATGAGCGATACGACGGCAACGGAAAAGGATGGCAAGGCGAAGAGTTCCTTGACGGGGTTGCTTACGGCTGTCGCTGTCCTGACCGTCATCGCTGGCGGCGGCGGCTGGTATCTGGGCGGTATGATTTCCGCCGATCAGCTGGTATCGGCCAAGCCTTCCGGCAAGGAAGACAAGCCGAAACGCGGCGATTTCGAATCGCGCGCCATCGGCACTGTCGTGCCCTTGCAGCCGATCATCACCAATCTCGGCATCCCGCAGAATACATGGGTGCGCCTTGAAGCTTCACTGGTGGCAAAGCCGGGGCATGAAATTCCGGCGGCGATGGCGGCAAGCGTCGGCGACGATTTCCTGAGCTTCCTGCGCAGCGTCAACCTCATGCAATTGCAAGGCGCGGCCGGGCTTGCCTATCTGCGTTCCGATCTCGAAGAACGTGCGCGCCTGCGTTCGGAAGGTGCGGTTGATCGCATCTTCATCTCGGCGCTGGTAGTGGAATGAAGAAAACTTTTGGCCTTGGCGTCGTCCTGACGCTCGTTCTCACCGTCTCCGCACAGGCGCAGCAGGCGCTGACGCTCGACAATCTGCTGCCTGCGGGAAGCGGGGCTGCGAGCGGCCAGATCGTGCAGTTGTTCGGGCTTCTGACGGTGCTCTCCATTGCGCCGGGCCTGCTCATCATGGTGACGAGCTTCACACGTTTCGCCATCGCCTTTTCGCTTTTGCGGTCGGGGCTCGGCCTCCAGACCGCGCCCGCCAGCATGGTGATGATCTCGCTCGCTTTATTCATGACGTTCTATGTCATGGCGCCTGCCTTTGACCGGGCCTGGAACAATGGCGTGCAGCCTCTCATGCGCAATGAAATCACGCAGCAGGCCGCCTTCACCGAAATTTCGCAGCCTTTCCGTGAGTTCATGATGGGTCAGGTGCGCGACAAGGACCTTCGTCTGTTCGAAGACCTCGCCGATCCATCCTTCCGTACCGGCGATGATGGCATTGTTGATTTCCGCGTGCTGGTTCCAGCCTTCATGATTTCGGAACTGCGGCGCGGTTTTGAAATCGGCTTCCTGATCGTGCTGCCATTTCTGGTGATCGATCTCGTCGTCGCGACGCTGACCATGTCCATGGGTATGATGATGCTGCCGCCGACGGTGATCTCGCTACCCTTCAAGATTCTGTTCTTCGTGCTGATCGACGGCTGGAATATTCTGGTAGGAAGCCTCATACGCTCCTTCTCTTGACCCATTTTGGTACGCTTCGGATTGCGCAAGCCAGAATTCTGAGTGAGAATCTGCAAATCCGTTAAATTTCGACCGAATAAATTAGCCTTTATTTAATGTTTGGGTTCTAACTGTCGGCTCATGGTGGGTTCCGCGCGTAACGCGGTAACAGGCATGATGCCGCTCCACCATGCCGGTAATTTCAAATCCGGCCTGTCCCTCGTATTGTTTTTCCCAAGGGGCAAAATACCATGGCAAGTCTTCTTACCAACGCTTCTGCGATGACTGCACTGCAGACCCTGTCGCAGACCAACAAGAATCTCGCAACCACCCAGAACCGTATTGCCACCGGCGAACGCGTTTCGACCGCAGCCGACAACGCAGCTTACTGGTCGATTGCAACCAGCATGCGCGGCCAGAGCGCCACGCTCAGCGCCGCTCAGGACACGCTCGGCGTTGGCAAAGCCGTTGTCGATACGGCTGTTACCGGTCTGGAAGAAGCGATCAAGCTTGGCACGCAGATTCAGGCGAAGCTGGCAACCCTCGGCACGCCGGGCGTTGATGACGCTATCGTCAATGCTGACGTTGCACAGCTCTCCGCACAGATCGTCGACATCGCGAAGTCGGCTTCGTTCGAAGGCATCAACCTGCTGAAGTCGGGCGGTGCGGACGTGACCATCACCACCGGCTATACCTCGGTGGCTGGCGGCGGTACGGCTGCCCTGAACACGCTCGACGTCTCCGCATACGATCTTGAAGCCGACTATACCACGGCTCCGGCCGATGCGATGGCAGCCGAAGCTCTGGTCGTCAAGATGCGCGATGCCGCTTCAACCCTCGGTGCTGCTGCAACCCGTATCGACTCGCAGTCGTCGTTCAATGGCAAGTTGATCGATGCTATCGACCGCGGCATTGGCCAGCTCGTCGATGCCGACATGAATGCTGAATCGGCTCGCCTTTCGGCTCTCCAGACCCAGCAGCAGCTCGGCGTTCAGGCGCTTTCGATTGCCAATTCGAGCACGCAGGTCATCCTGTCGCTGTTCCGCGGCTAATCTGAGTAAACAGCAAGGGCGCCGGGTTGCTGGCGCTCGCGAGTTCTCAGGCAAATCAGGGGTTCGCATCCGAACCGACCTGATCGGATCGGATGTCTTTGGGCGGAAAATGGGGCGCGGGATTTATTCCGCGCCCCAATTCTTTGCGCTCATTTCCAGTTTCCGGGAGCACCTGCTTCATCAGCCGCCACTTTCGCGCAAGCTTCGCGGGCTAGTTTGCATCCATCATTATGGCGGTGGTGTGGATGCAGCAGAATTTTCAGCAATTGATCGAACAGCTCAAGGCTACGCTCGGCAAGCTCGGCGCGCGAAAACTCATCGCGCTCGGACTTGTGGGCGCGGCACTCATGGGCGCGATCCTTTATACGAGCATCTATCTGAGCCGCCCTTCCTACGAGACGCTCTATGTGGGTCTTTCGCGCGACGACGTGAACCGCATGGGCCTTGCGCTCGGTGAAGCTGGCATTCCTTTCGATGTGAAAGCCGATGGCTCGTCCATCCTCGTGCCCATCGGCAAAGCTGAAAATGCCCGCATGTATCTGGCCGAAAAGGGCCTGCCGACCTCGAACAATGCCGGTTATGAGCTGTTCGACAATATGGGGTCGCTCGGCCTCACCTCGTTCATGCAAGAAATTACCCGTGTGCGAGCGCTCGAAGGCGAAATCGCCCGCACCATCCAGGCCATTCGTGGTGTGAAAGCCGCTCGTGTCCACATCGTTCTGGCGGAAAAGGGTTCTTTCCGTCGTGGCGATCAGAAGCCCTCAGCCTCGGTCGTCATCCGCGCCGAAGGCAGTTTTTCTGCTGAATCCGCCCAATCCATCAGACAGTTGGTCGCCGCCGCCGTTCCATCGCTCGATGCTTCCGCCGTTACCGTTCTCGACACCAACGGTCGTCTGCTGGCATCGGCCGGCGAAGCAGCCAATGGCGCAGCCCTCATGACGGCTTCGCTGGAACAGCAGGTTGCGGGCAATGTGGATGACAGCATCCGCAAAGCGCTGGCGCCTTATCTCGGCATGGGACATTTCCAAACCAGCGTTCAGGCCGTACTCGATACGGACCGCCGCCAGATCAACGAGACGACCTACGACCCTGAATCCCGCGTCGAGCGTTCGGTGCGTGTTGTCCGTGAAAGCGGCGATTCCCGCAACAATCGCAACGACAATGCAACTGGCGTGGAACAGAACATCCCGCAGGAAGAAATCCAGAACCGGAACGGTGAAAGTTCGACAGAAAAGACCGATCGCCGCGAGGAACTGACCAATTACGAAATGAACAGCAAGACGGTTTCCACCGTCAGCGACGGCTATGCCGTCAAGCGGCTGTCCATTGCCGTGGTCATCGATCAGGCGCGGCTTCTGGAAACTGCGGGAACCACGCCGCCGCCAGCCAATTTTGTCGATCAGCAGATCACCAAGATCCGCGATCTCGTTGCAACCGCAGCCGGTCTCAATGCGGATCGCGGCGACGTCATCAACGTGACGGCGGTGAACTTCCTCGATCCTGCTGGTGCCGATATGGAACCGGTCTCCACGCCATGGACCGATACGGTGCTTCGCCAGAGCGGCTCCTATGTCAATGCGCTCGCCATTCTTGCAGCCGTTGGTCTCCTGATCTGGTTCGGTCTGCGCCCGCTGCTGCGTGACCAGAATGCCAAGCCTGCAGGCACGGCAGTGGCTGTCCGCGAGACCAGTGAAGTGGCAATGCCGAATTTCGTCGGTGGCGAAGCGGCAGGTGACGGCGTGCAGGCCGTCATTGGCGGACCCGAGGCCTATGCCGACCAGATGAAGACGAGCCTCAGCGATCTTCGCCAGCGCATGCGCATGCCCGCAAAGCTGCGTCTGGAACAGATGATCGACATGGATGAGGAGCGCGTTGCCGCCGTTCTCAAGCAGTGGATCCATGAAACCGCCGCCAGCCGCGAGACGCAGCCAGTAAAGGCGTCGGTGATGCCGGAGCGTGAGGCGGCCTGACGATGAGCGCGCTTTCCCTCAGCCGTTATCTTCCCGATTTTTCGACCCATCATATCGAGGATGAGGCGGTCGAGATCATTGCTGCTCCGGCGCCGCAGAAGCCGCTGAAACAAACGCCCGTTGCGCAAACAGGCAGTGATGCACCGAAACGTCCTGCCACGGCCGAAAAAGCTGCCGCTGTCGAGCAGGCGGAAGTCGCTGCTGTTATCGCCGCCGAGGAAGAAAAGCGGGTGGCTTTCGAAGCAGGGCGCGAGGATGGCCACAGGGAGGCTCAAGCGCTTTACGAGGCTGAGAGGGCACGGCTTGTCCGCGAGCACGAGACCGAGATCGAAACGTTGCGCGCTACCTTCTCGCGCGAGCAGGCCCTGTTGCTGGCAGGCAGCCTGACCGACGCGTTGACCGCACTTGAACGAAATTTCTCCGCCCAGATTGCTGAAATCCTGATGCCTTTGCTGGCAGAAAAAATGGAACGTGAGGCAGTCGCGGAATTCGCACGGCGCATTGCAGCGCTGGCGCTCGATGGCGAAGCACCGGAAATCTCCGGTCCTGCGCGATTGATTGCGCCGCTGCACGATCATGCGCCCTTGCTTCCGTCAGGCTGCCGGTTTTCGGAAACCGGTGCGGACGAACTTTCCTTTTCCTTTGGCGACCGAATGCTTGAAACACGCATCGCGCCGCTTCTTGAAGAATTGAAGGCTGCGGTTCAATGAACATCGATCCCGAAACCAAGCGTGAGATCATCATTGTTCGCCGCGGCGGGCATGATGATCATGACAGCCATCATGGTGGCGTGTGGAAAATCGCCTATGCCGACTTCATGACCGCGATGATGGCCTTCTTCCTCGTCATGTGGCTCATCAATGCCGCCAATGAGGAAACCAAGGCGGCGGTTGCAAGCTATTTCAATCCCGTCAAGCTGATGGATCGGCATTCAAGCCCCAAAGGCGTGCAGGATGTCGAGGAAAGAGACGGCAAGGTTCGCTATGAAAGCGACCAGAAGGTCGAAAACAGCACCAGGGTCATCAACGATACGACAGTTGCGCCGCCAAGCGATCAGGAAGAGCGCCAGCTTTTCCGCGAGCCCTATGCTGTCCTGTCGGAACTTGCCCATGAAACCGGTGTTCTGCAGAACCAGTCGGCCGAGGGTGATGGCGGCACATCGCAATCCGGTCCGGCAACGGGTGCCGAGGGTGGCGAAGCCTATCGGGATCCGTTCAGCCCGGATTACTGGTCGAGCAAGGCCGTCGAAGACCTGACCCCGCCCGATGCAGCACCTGCCGCTCCACCCAAGCCGGAAGCAGCCCAGCCGAAGCCGGAGGAGGCCGCAAAGACTGCTGAAACGCAGGAAC
This genomic interval carries:
- a CDS encoding flagellar motor protein MotB, with product MNIDPETKREIIIVRRGGHDDHDSHHGGVWKIAYADFMTAMMAFFLVMWLINAANEETKAAVASYFNPVKLMDRHSSPKGVQDVEERDGKVRYESDQKVENSTRVINDTTVAPPSDQEERQLFREPYAVLSELAHETGVLQNQSAEGDGGTSQSGPATGAEGGEAYRDPFSPDYWSSKAVEDLTPPDAAPAAPPKPEAAQPKPEEAAKTAETQEQFIADLKKAAEGETAKEGTQAKNAEPMPDVTVVPVDGGVMIQLTDKIDYGMFTIGSAKPDARVVQMLERIAQVISRQPGEVIISGHTDARPFKSATYDNWRLSSARAQMAYYMLVRGGLDEKRVLRVEGYADRQPKNANDPNAAENRRIDIFLKSAP
- the flgH gene encoding flagellar basal body L-ring protein FlgH gives rise to the protein MKNSMNKATLAATTLILLAGCATKPEEIGRAPDLSPVAAHLGMQNNPQFNGYPARPSKASYSLWDQRSTNFFKDPRAATPGDVLTVIISINDRANLDNKTDRERVSKGIYGAGGSFATSSSTGAGAGGDMDASVNTHSDSKSKGKGTIERSEDIRLQVAAIVTDTLPNGNMIIRGSQEVRVNNELRVLNVAGVVRPRDISGSNTISYDKIAEARISYGGRGRLSEIQQPPYGQQILDQVSPF
- the fliP gene encoding flagellar type III secretion system pore protein FliP (The bacterial flagellar biogenesis protein FliP forms a type III secretion system (T3SS)-type pore required for flagellar assembly.); the protein is MKKTFGLGVVLTLVLTVSAQAQQALTLDNLLPAGSGAASGQIVQLFGLLTVLSIAPGLLIMVTSFTRFAIAFSLLRSGLGLQTAPASMVMISLALFMTFYVMAPAFDRAWNNGVQPLMRNEITQQAAFTEISQPFREFMMGQVRDKDLRLFEDLADPSFRTGDDGIVDFRVLVPAFMISELRRGFEIGFLIVLPFLVIDLVVATLTMSMGMMMLPPTVISLPFKILFFVLIDGWNILVGSLIRSFS
- a CDS encoding flagellin — encoded protein: MASLLTNASAMTALQTLSQTNKNLATTQNRIATGERVSTAADNAAYWSIATSMRGQSATLSAAQDTLGVGKAVVDTAVTGLEEAIKLGTQIQAKLATLGTPGVDDAIVNADVAQLSAQIVDIAKSASFEGINLLKSGGADVTITTGYTSVAGGGTAALNTLDVSAYDLEADYTTAPADAMAAEALVVKMRDAASTLGAAATRIDSQSSFNGKLIDAIDRGIGQLVDADMNAESARLSALQTQQQLGVQALSIANSSTQVILSLFRG
- the fliF gene encoding flagellar basal-body MS-ring/collar protein FliF — protein: MAVVWMQQNFQQLIEQLKATLGKLGARKLIALGLVGAALMGAILYTSIYLSRPSYETLYVGLSRDDVNRMGLALGEAGIPFDVKADGSSILVPIGKAENARMYLAEKGLPTSNNAGYELFDNMGSLGLTSFMQEITRVRALEGEIARTIQAIRGVKAARVHIVLAEKGSFRRGDQKPSASVVIRAEGSFSAESAQSIRQLVAAAVPSLDASAVTVLDTNGRLLASAGEAANGAALMTASLEQQVAGNVDDSIRKALAPYLGMGHFQTSVQAVLDTDRRQINETTYDPESRVERSVRVVRESGDSRNNRNDNATGVEQNIPQEEIQNRNGESSTEKTDRREELTNYEMNSKTVSTVSDGYAVKRLSIAVVIDQARLLETAGTTPPPANFVDQQITKIRDLVATAAGLNADRGDVINVTAVNFLDPAGADMEPVSTPWTDTVLRQSGSYVNALAILAAVGLLIWFGLRPLLRDQNAKPAGTAVAVRETSEVAMPNFVGGEAAGDGVQAVIGGPEAYADQMKTSLSDLRQRMRMPAKLRLEQMIDMDEERVAAVLKQWIHETAASRETQPVKASVMPEREAA
- a CDS encoding flagellar basal body-associated FliL family protein yields the protein MSDTTATEKDGKAKSSLTGLLTAVAVLTVIAGGGGWYLGGMISADQLVSAKPSGKEDKPKRGDFESRAIGTVVPLQPIITNLGIPQNTWVRLEASLVAKPGHEIPAAMAASVGDDFLSFLRSVNLMQLQGAAGLAYLRSDLEERARLRSEGAVDRIFISALVVE